From one Variovorax sp. PBL-H6 genomic stretch:
- a CDS encoding nucleoside 2-deoxyribosyltransferase codes for MHQPRPPRPRVYLAGPDIFFRDCEQIYRDLKAACERLGLKGIAPSDGGLDADFTGSDDERARRIYEGNIALIRQVDGVIANLMNFRGLEPDSGTVFEVGFAVALGKPVVVYGVPAGSYARRVGAAMACTQDATGVTRERDSGVMVEGLGQRLNLMLACSTAMASSAEAALSQLARLIGRAAHP; via the coding sequence ATGCACCAGCCCCGACCTCCCCGGCCTCGCGTCTACCTCGCCGGCCCGGACATCTTCTTTCGCGATTGCGAACAGATCTACCGGGACCTGAAAGCCGCGTGCGAGCGGCTGGGCCTGAAGGGCATCGCGCCATCGGACGGCGGCCTCGACGCGGACTTCACGGGCAGCGACGACGAGCGCGCACGCCGGATCTATGAGGGCAACATCGCGCTCATCCGGCAGGTCGATGGCGTGATCGCCAACCTGATGAACTTCCGCGGCCTCGAGCCGGACTCGGGCACCGTGTTCGAGGTCGGCTTCGCGGTGGCACTGGGCAAGCCGGTCGTCGTCTACGGCGTGCCTGCCGGCAGCTACGCGAGACGCGTGGGAGCCGCAATGGCGTGCACGCAGGACGCAACCGGTGTGACGCGCGAGCGCGACAGCGGCGTCATGGTCGAAGGCCTGGGACAGCGGCTGAACCTGATGCTGGCCTGCTCGACGGCGATGGCATCTTCTGCCGAAGCGGCGCTCTCGCAGCTGGCACGGCTGATTGGACGCGCTGCGCATCCTTGA
- a CDS encoding NAD(+) synthase has product MTEHEFHNPYTHGFARMAVAVPRNRVADPVFNTAETLRLYREAAADGAVLVAFPELGLSAYTCDDLFHQAALLDACERALLEVAAASRGIGAVAVVGLPLRVDHRLFNCAAVVADGRVLGVLPKTYLPNYGEFYEARQFNGADMALATELVLGEERIPFGTDLLFQSRQLPLFKLHVEICEDVWVPIPPSSYAALAGATVLVNLSASNITIGKSDYRHRLVSLQSARCLAAYLYTSAGIGESTTDLAWDGQALIYESGDMLAESERFSNRSHIVAADVDLERVSRERMRQNSFGTSVHKHKEALAGWRTVEFELPVPSQVPHGLLRQVARFPYVPSDAATRDARCSEVFNIQVQSLVQRIEAARIDKLVIGVSGGLDSTHALLVCAQAMDRLGKPRSDILGFTMPGFATTGRTLAQAHRLMTSIGCTAREIDIRPSCRQMLEDLGHPFARGEPQYDIAFENVQAGERTSHLFRLANFHQGIVVGTGDLSELALGWCTYGVGDHMSHYNVNASVPKTLIKHLVHWVETKKLLGDEGSGVLRDILETEVSPELIPATDAPAAGEGVEAQPGQRTEDTIGPYELQDFHLYYTLRYGFRPSKVAFLAHAAWGDRARGRWPDELQKERNEYGLADIKRHLGTFLYRFFKTSQFKRSCVPNSPKVGSGGSLSPRGDWRAPSDSEAEVWLEDLKRVPES; this is encoded by the coding sequence ATGACCGAGCACGAGTTCCACAATCCCTACACCCACGGCTTCGCGCGCATGGCCGTCGCGGTGCCGCGCAACCGGGTGGCCGACCCGGTGTTCAACACGGCCGAGACCCTGCGCCTGTACCGCGAGGCCGCGGCTGATGGCGCAGTGCTGGTGGCCTTCCCGGAACTGGGGCTCTCGGCCTACACCTGCGACGACCTGTTCCACCAAGCCGCGTTGCTCGATGCCTGCGAGCGCGCCCTGCTGGAGGTGGCCGCCGCCTCGCGGGGCATCGGTGCCGTCGCGGTCGTGGGCCTGCCGCTGCGGGTGGACCACCGGCTTTTCAACTGCGCCGCGGTCGTGGCCGACGGGCGGGTGCTGGGCGTGCTGCCGAAGACCTACCTGCCGAACTACGGCGAGTTCTACGAGGCGCGCCAGTTCAACGGCGCCGACATGGCGTTGGCCACGGAGCTGGTGCTCGGCGAAGAGCGCATTCCCTTCGGCACCGACCTGCTGTTCCAGTCGCGCCAGCTGCCGCTCTTCAAGCTGCACGTGGAAATCTGCGAGGACGTGTGGGTGCCCATTCCGCCGTCCAGCTATGCGGCCCTCGCGGGCGCCACGGTGCTGGTCAATCTGTCGGCGTCCAACATCACGATCGGCAAGTCGGACTATCGTCATCGTCTGGTCAGCCTGCAATCGGCGCGCTGCCTGGCGGCCTACCTCTACACCTCGGCCGGCATCGGCGAATCGACCACCGACCTGGCCTGGGACGGCCAGGCGCTCATCTACGAAAGCGGCGACATGCTGGCCGAGAGCGAGCGCTTCAGCAACCGCTCGCACATCGTTGCAGCCGACGTGGACCTGGAGCGCGTATCGCGCGAGCGCATGCGACAGAACAGCTTCGGCACCTCGGTCCACAAGCACAAGGAGGCGCTCGCGGGCTGGCGCACCGTCGAGTTCGAGCTGCCGGTCCCGTCGCAGGTGCCGCACGGCCTGCTGCGCCAGGTGGCGCGCTTCCCCTACGTGCCGTCGGACGCGGCCACGCGCGATGCGCGCTGCAGCGAGGTCTTCAACATCCAGGTGCAGTCCCTGGTGCAGCGCATCGAGGCAGCCCGCATCGACAAGCTGGTGATCGGCGTCTCCGGCGGGCTCGACTCCACGCACGCGCTGCTGGTATGCGCGCAAGCCATGGACCGTCTCGGCAAGCCGCGCTCCGACATCCTCGGGTTCACCATGCCCGGCTTCGCGACCACCGGCCGCACGCTGGCGCAGGCGCACCGGCTGATGACCAGCATCGGCTGCACCGCGCGCGAGATCGACATCCGACCCAGCTGCCGCCAGATGCTGGAGGACCTGGGCCATCCCTTTGCGCGGGGCGAGCCGCAGTACGACATCGCCTTCGAGAACGTGCAGGCCGGCGAGCGCACCAGCCACCTGTTCCGGCTTGCCAACTTCCACCAGGGCATCGTGGTGGGCACCGGTGACTTGAGCGAGCTCGCGCTCGGCTGGTGCACTTATGGTGTGGGCGACCACATGTCGCACTACAACGTGAACGCGAGCGTGCCCAAGACGCTGATCAAGCACCTGGTGCACTGGGTCGAGACCAAGAAGCTGCTGGGCGACGAGGGCAGTGGCGTGCTGCGCGACATCCTCGAGACCGAGGTCAGCCCCGAGCTGATTCCTGCAACCGATGCGCCTGCGGCAGGCGAGGGCGTCGAGGCCCAGCCCGGCCAGCGTACCGAGGACACCATCGGCCCTTACGAGCTGCAGGACTTCCATCTCTACTACACGCTGCGCTACGGCTTCAGGCCGAGCAAGGTCGCCTTCCTGGCGCACGCGGCCTGGGGCGATCGCGCACGCGGCCGCTGGCCCGACGAGCTGCAGAAGGAGCGCAACGAGTACGGGCTTGCAGACATCAAGCGCCACCTCGGCACTTTCCTCTACCGCTTCTTCAAGACCAGCCAGTTCAAGCGCTCCTGCGTGCCGAATTCGCCCAAGGTCGGCTCGGGCGGCTCGCTGTCCCCGCGGGGTGACTGGCGCGCGCCCAGCGATTCCGAGGCCGAGGTCTGGCTGGAAGACCTGAAGCGCGTGCCGGAGTCCTGA
- a CDS encoding alpha-ketoglutarate-dependent dioxygenase AlkB — MPGAHPAQAALFDEAPAALLQGWRYEDDFLDADEESELLHIVRALPLEQMRYKDYTARRRGISFGGHYDFDANRLRPSPDLPARLVPLRDKVARWMKVAPEMLVHMLVAEYSPGTPLGWHRDVPEFEEVVGISLLGAGLMQFRPYPPVRDARGRPGPHIDLVVAPRSIYRMRGPARWRWQHRVTPVQSLRYSITLRTAAVHEP; from the coding sequence ATGCCAGGGGCGCACCCCGCGCAGGCCGCGCTCTTCGATGAGGCCCCTGCCGCGCTGCTGCAGGGTTGGCGCTACGAAGACGACTTCCTGGACGCGGACGAGGAAAGCGAGTTGCTGCACATCGTGCGGGCCTTGCCGCTGGAGCAGATGCGCTACAAGGACTACACGGCACGGCGCCGCGGCATCAGCTTCGGTGGCCACTACGACTTCGACGCCAACCGGCTTCGGCCTTCGCCGGACCTGCCAGCCCGGCTGGTGCCGCTGCGCGACAAGGTTGCGCGGTGGATGAAGGTGGCGCCGGAGATGCTGGTGCACATGCTGGTCGCGGAATACAGCCCAGGCACGCCCTTGGGCTGGCACCGGGATGTGCCGGAATTCGAGGAAGTCGTGGGCATCTCGCTGCTGGGCGCGGGCCTGATGCAGTTCAGGCCCTATCCGCCTGTCAGGGACGCGCGGGGCCGCCCCGGTCCCCACATCGATCTCGTGGTTGCACCTCGTTCGATCTACCGGATGCGCGGGCCTGCGCGGTGGCGCTGGCAGCACCGAGTGACACCCGTCCAGTCGCTGCGCTATTCGATCACGCTGCGCACGGCGGCGGTGCACGAGCCCTGA
- a CDS encoding DUF3606 domain-containing protein, with protein sequence MKTTAEGARGGAQPERIDISSARELDKWSRRLDVSHDCLREAVRAVGSRAMDIEWHLRAGRSGASALRKTSASA encoded by the coding sequence ATGAAGACCACGGCAGAAGGAGCGCGCGGTGGCGCGCAGCCCGAACGCATCGACATCAGCAGCGCCCGAGAGCTGGACAAATGGTCGCGCCGGCTCGACGTCTCGCACGACTGTCTGCGTGAAGCCGTGCGCGCCGTCGGCAGCCGCGCGATGGACATCGAATGGCACCTGAGGGCGGGCCGAAGCGGCGCGTCCGCGCTCCGCAAGACAAGCGCCTCGGCCTAG
- a CDS encoding ligase-associated DNA damage response exonuclease — MPAEDLVVARREGLYCPPGDFYIDPWRPVDRAVITHAHSDHARVGHGHYLAHEDSAGTLRARLGDITLQTLPYGSAIDHRGVRLSLHPAGHVLGSAQVRLEHGGRVWVASGDYKTEPDGTCAPFEPVPCDTFITESTFGLPIYRWPAQAALFAEIDGWWRANANHGRASVLLCYAFGKAQRILHGVDASIGPIVVHGAVEPLNAVYRAAGVALPPTLRVTDPGVDAALLKRALVLAPPSAAGTPWMRRFGQYSDAFASGWMQLRGTRRRRGVDRGFVMSDHADWPGLQQAIAATGAERVFVTHGSVAVMVRWLQESGLDARAFQTEYGDEDMEGGANDASPEAKGEKPEREEDVASP; from the coding sequence ATGCCCGCCGAAGACCTCGTCGTTGCGCGCCGCGAAGGCCTCTACTGCCCGCCCGGTGACTTCTACATCGACCCGTGGCGGCCGGTGGACCGCGCGGTCATCACCCACGCGCATTCCGATCATGCGCGCGTGGGCCATGGCCACTACCTCGCGCACGAGGACAGCGCCGGGACCTTGCGCGCGCGGCTTGGCGACATCACGCTGCAGACGCTTCCCTATGGCAGCGCGATCGATCATCGCGGCGTGCGCCTGTCGCTGCATCCGGCCGGCCACGTGCTGGGCTCGGCGCAGGTGCGGCTCGAACATGGCGGCCGCGTGTGGGTCGCCTCCGGCGACTACAAGACCGAGCCGGACGGTACCTGCGCGCCCTTCGAGCCGGTGCCCTGCGACACCTTCATCACCGAATCCACCTTCGGCCTGCCGATCTACCGTTGGCCTGCACAGGCCGCGCTCTTCGCCGAAATCGACGGCTGGTGGCGCGCCAACGCGAACCACGGGCGCGCCTCCGTGCTGCTGTGCTATGCCTTCGGCAAGGCGCAGCGCATCCTGCACGGCGTCGATGCGAGCATCGGGCCGATCGTCGTGCATGGCGCTGTGGAGCCGTTGAACGCGGTCTATCGCGCGGCGGGCGTGGCACTGCCGCCCACCTTGCGCGTGACGGACCCCGGCGTGGACGCCGCGCTGCTCAAGCGCGCGCTGGTGCTGGCGCCGCCATCGGCCGCCGGTACGCCATGGATGCGGCGCTTCGGCCAGTACTCGGATGCCTTCGCCAGCGGCTGGATGCAACTGCGCGGCACACGGAGGCGGCGCGGCGTGGACCGCGGCTTCGTGATGTCGGACCACGCGGATTGGCCCGGCCTGCAGCAGGCCATCGCCGCGACCGGCGCCGAGCGCGTGTTCGTGACGCACGGCAGCGTGGCCGTGATGGTGCGATGGCTGCAGGAAAGCGGACTGGATGCGCGCGCCTTCCAGACCGAATACGGCGACGAGGACATGGAAGGCGGTGCAAACGACGCGAGCCCGGAAGCAAAAGGAGAGAAGCCCGAGAGGGAGGAGGACGTCGCCTCGCCATGA
- a CDS encoding ATP-dependent DNA ligase has protein sequence MKQFAALYRELDASTSNLVKQAALQRYLQAAAPEDAAWAVYFLAGGRPRQLVPTKLLRLLAQQAASLPEWLFDESYEAVGDLAETLSLLLPPPTEAHDLGLATWIEQHLLPLRGMPPEPLADALRAQWRQLAPEERLVYFKLITGAFRVGVSRLQVTQVLATMSGLDPKRVAQRLMGYTHITGRPGPADFTALIAPESGHEQDRQAGGHPYPFFLAHPFALPLDQFDAVLGPPSQWIIEWKWDGIRAQLVRRAGQVCLWSRGEELVTDRFPELAEMGRALPDGTVLDGEVVVWREDRVQPFAELQKRIGRKTLTPKLLREIPAVLLGYDLLEWQGRDLRALPQHERRVLLDDLIATVQHPALIASPMLHGESWQDLARQRESARAMGVEGMMLKQRHAAYGVGRTKDVGLWWKWKIDPLSVDAVLVYAQRGHGRRASLYSDYTFAVWDAPPEVDGRKLVPFAKAYSGLSDAEMARVDAIVRRTTIESFGPVRSVTPTLVFELGFEGIARSARHKSGIAVRFPRMLRWREDKPVEEADTLQTLAALLPQPASTSP, from the coding sequence ATGAAGCAGTTCGCTGCGCTCTACCGCGAGCTCGATGCGAGCACCTCCAACCTCGTGAAGCAGGCGGCGCTGCAGCGCTACCTGCAGGCCGCCGCCCCCGAGGACGCCGCGTGGGCTGTGTACTTCCTCGCAGGCGGGCGGCCGCGGCAACTGGTGCCGACCAAGCTGCTGCGCCTGCTCGCACAGCAGGCTGCCAGCCTTCCGGAGTGGCTGTTCGACGAGAGCTACGAAGCGGTCGGCGACCTTGCCGAGACGCTCTCGCTGTTGCTGCCGCCACCCACCGAGGCGCACGACCTCGGCCTTGCGACCTGGATCGAGCAACACCTGCTGCCGTTGCGCGGAATGCCGCCCGAGCCGCTCGCCGATGCGCTGCGTGCCCAGTGGCGCCAGTTGGCGCCGGAGGAGCGCCTCGTCTACTTCAAGCTCATCACGGGCGCCTTCCGCGTCGGCGTCTCGCGCCTGCAGGTCACGCAGGTATTGGCGACGATGAGCGGGCTCGACCCCAAGCGCGTCGCGCAGCGGCTCATGGGCTACACCCACATCACGGGCCGGCCGGGCCCGGCCGATTTCACGGCGCTGATCGCGCCCGAGAGCGGCCACGAGCAGGACCGCCAGGCGGGCGGGCACCCCTACCCCTTCTTCCTCGCACATCCTTTTGCGTTGCCGCTCGATCAGTTCGATGCGGTGCTGGGACCACCCTCGCAGTGGATCATCGAATGGAAGTGGGACGGCATCCGCGCCCAGCTGGTGCGGCGCGCCGGCCAGGTGTGCCTGTGGTCGCGCGGCGAGGAACTGGTGACGGACCGCTTTCCCGAGCTGGCCGAGATGGGCCGGGCGCTGCCTGACGGCACGGTGCTCGATGGCGAGGTGGTGGTCTGGCGCGAAGATCGCGTGCAGCCCTTTGCCGAGCTGCAGAAGCGCATCGGCCGAAAGACGCTGACGCCGAAGCTGCTGCGCGAAATCCCGGCGGTGCTGCTGGGCTACGACCTGCTCGAATGGCAAGGCCGCGACCTGCGCGCGCTGCCGCAGCACGAGCGGCGCGTGCTGCTCGACGATCTCATCGCGACGGTGCAGCACCCGGCGCTGATCGCGAGCCCGATGCTGCACGGCGAGAGCTGGCAGGACCTCGCGCGCCAGCGCGAATCGGCGCGGGCGATGGGCGTGGAAGGCATGATGCTCAAGCAGCGCCACGCGGCCTACGGCGTCGGCCGCACCAAGGACGTCGGCCTGTGGTGGAAGTGGAAGATCGATCCGCTCTCGGTCGACGCCGTGCTGGTCTACGCGCAGCGCGGGCACGGACGGCGCGCGAGCCTCTACAGCGACTACACCTTCGCCGTGTGGGACGCACCGCCCGAGGTGGACGGGCGCAAGCTCGTGCCGTTCGCCAAGGCCTATTCCGGCCTGAGCGATGCCGAGATGGCGCGCGTGGACGCGATCGTCCGCCGCACCACCATCGAGAGCTTCGGACCGGTGAGGAGCGTGACGCCCACGCTGGTCTTCGAACTCGGTTTCGAGGGCATCGCGCGCAGTGCGCGGCACAAGAGCGGCATCGCGGTGCGCTTTCCGCGAATGCTGCGCTGGCGCGAGGACAAGCCGGTGGAGGAGGCGGATACCTTGCAGACGCTGGCGGCACTGTTGCCGCAACCCGCATCGACATCGCCGTGA
- a CDS encoding ligase-associated DNA damage response DEXH box helicase, which translates to MSRLDDWFASRGWKAFDFQRRVWQALAEGRSGLLHATTGAGKTYAVWLGALQAFATKDASKSPPPLTVLWLTPMRALAADTLRALQQALEALQPGWSAAARSGDTSSAERSAQNLRLPTVLVTTPESLALQLARADARTVLGSVRLVVVDEWHELLGNKRGVQVQLALARLRRWNAGLCIWGMSATLGNLQDAMRTLLAGGDGVLVQGEVPKQLLIDSLLPGRAERFPWGGHLGLTMLPQVVGEIAASASTLVFTNTRSQSEIWYQALLEARPEWAGQIALHHGSLDRAVREWVELGLKSGALKAVVCTSSLDLGVDFLPVERVLQIGSAKGVARLLQRAGRSGHAPGRPSRITLVPTHSIEIVEGAAVRDAVAQGRIEERRSPAQPLDVLVQHLVTVALGGGFVPDDLYAEVRATVAYAGLSRESWQWCLDFVAQGGPSLAAYPDYRRAVADAEGVWRVPDTRLARRHRMNIGTIVSDASMAVQYLRGTRIGSVEESFVARMKPGDCFLFGGRLLELVRVHDMTAWVRRASGRKPSVPRWNGGRMPLTSTLADAVVRQLARANEGRYDTPELQSVRPLLEIQQRWSALPTPETLLAELLKTREGWHLFLYPFAGRLVHLGLASLLAWRLAQHQPRTFSIAVNDYGFELLCAADPDWPALLPQVLAPVDETELLHEVLASLNATELARRRFREIARVSGLIFQGYPGERRSSRQLQASSSLFYEVFRKYDPANRLLQQAEEELLAQELEIGRLRAALARMASQRLVVRTLQRPTPFAFPLMVELFREKLSNESAAERIARMVAQLERAAGGAAEDADADRVRRTLAFERPVEDAQAETRQGVSRRSSRPRGKIPEARKSGGAT; encoded by the coding sequence TTGAGCCGACTCGACGATTGGTTCGCGTCGCGCGGCTGGAAGGCCTTCGACTTTCAACGCCGCGTCTGGCAAGCCCTGGCCGAAGGGCGCTCCGGCCTGCTCCACGCCACCACGGGTGCCGGCAAGACCTACGCCGTCTGGCTCGGTGCGCTGCAGGCTTTCGCGACGAAGGACGCGAGCAAGTCGCCGCCGCCGCTCACCGTGCTGTGGCTGACGCCGATGCGCGCGCTGGCTGCCGATACCTTGCGCGCCTTGCAGCAGGCCCTCGAGGCCCTGCAGCCCGGCTGGAGCGCAGCTGCCCGCAGCGGCGACACCTCCTCGGCCGAGCGCAGCGCGCAGAACCTGCGCCTGCCGACCGTGCTGGTCACGACGCCCGAGAGCCTCGCTCTGCAGCTCGCGCGCGCCGATGCCAGGACGGTGCTGGGCTCGGTGCGCCTGGTCGTGGTCGACGAATGGCACGAGCTGCTGGGCAACAAGCGCGGCGTGCAGGTGCAGCTCGCGCTGGCACGGCTGCGCCGCTGGAATGCCGGCCTGTGCATCTGGGGCATGTCGGCCACGCTCGGCAATCTGCAGGACGCCATGCGCACGCTGCTGGCCGGCGGCGACGGTGTGCTGGTGCAGGGCGAGGTGCCCAAGCAGTTGCTCATCGACTCGCTGCTGCCCGGGCGCGCCGAGCGCTTTCCGTGGGGCGGGCACCTGGGGCTCACCATGCTGCCGCAGGTGGTGGGGGAGATCGCCGCCAGCGCGAGCACGCTGGTCTTCACCAACACGCGCTCCCAGTCCGAGATCTGGTACCAGGCCCTGCTCGAGGCGCGGCCCGAGTGGGCCGGGCAGATCGCGCTGCACCACGGCTCGCTGGACCGCGCGGTACGCGAGTGGGTGGAGCTGGGCCTGAAGTCCGGCGCGCTCAAGGCGGTGGTGTGCACCTCGAGCCTGGACCTGGGCGTGGACTTCCTGCCGGTCGAGCGCGTGTTGCAGATCGGCTCGGCCAAAGGCGTGGCGCGCCTGCTCCAGCGCGCGGGCCGTTCGGGCCACGCGCCGGGACGGCCGTCGCGCATCACCCTCGTGCCCACGCACAGCATCGAGATCGTGGAGGGTGCCGCCGTGCGCGACGCCGTGGCGCAGGGGCGCATCGAGGAGCGCCGATCCCCGGCGCAGCCGCTGGATGTGCTGGTGCAGCACCTGGTCACGGTCGCGCTCGGCGGCGGCTTCGTGCCCGACGACCTCTATGCGGAGGTGCGTGCCACCGTGGCCTATGCCGGGCTGTCCCGCGAGAGCTGGCAGTGGTGCCTGGATTTCGTGGCGCAGGGCGGGCCTTCGCTCGCGGCCTACCCCGACTACCGCCGCGCCGTGGCCGACGCGGAGGGCGTCTGGCGCGTGCCCGATACACGCCTGGCGCGCCGGCATCGCATGAACATCGGCACCATCGTCAGCGACGCCAGCATGGCCGTGCAGTACCTGCGCGGCACCAGGATCGGCAGCGTGGAGGAAAGCTTCGTCGCCCGCATGAAGCCGGGCGACTGCTTCCTCTTCGGCGGCCGGCTGCTGGAGCTGGTGCGGGTGCATGACATGACGGCCTGGGTGCGGCGCGCGAGCGGCCGCAAGCCCTCCGTGCCGCGATGGAACGGCGGGCGCATGCCGCTGACCAGCACCCTGGCCGATGCCGTCGTGCGGCAGCTGGCGCGGGCGAATGAAGGTCGCTACGACACGCCCGAGCTGCAATCCGTCCGGCCGCTGCTCGAGATCCAGCAGCGCTGGTCGGCCCTGCCCACGCCGGAGACGCTGCTGGCCGAGTTGCTGAAGACGCGCGAGGGCTGGCATCTCTTCCTGTATCCCTTTGCGGGGAGGTTGGTGCACCTGGGCCTGGCCAGTCTGCTGGCCTGGCGACTCGCGCAGCACCAGCCGCGTACCTTCTCGATCGCGGTGAACGACTACGGCTTCGAGCTGCTTTGCGCGGCCGATCCGGACTGGCCGGCGCTGCTGCCGCAGGTGCTGGCACCGGTGGACGAGACGGAGTTGCTGCACGAGGTGCTCGCCTCCCTCAACGCCACCGAGCTGGCCCGCCGGCGCTTTCGCGAGATCGCGCGCGTCTCCGGCCTGATCTTCCAGGGCTATCCCGGCGAGCGGCGCAGCAGCCGGCAGCTGCAGGCCTCCTCCTCGCTGTTCTACGAGGTGTTCCGCAAGTACGACCCCGCCAACCGCCTGCTGCAGCAGGCCGAGGAGGAACTGCTCGCGCAGGAGCTGGAGATCGGGCGGCTGCGCGCGGCGCTGGCCCGCATGGCCTCGCAGCGGCTCGTGGTCCGGACGCTGCAGCGGCCCACGCCCTTCGCCTTTCCATTGATGGTGGAGCTGTTTCGCGAGAAGCTGTCGAACGAGAGCGCGGCCGAGCGTATCGCGCGCATGGTCGCGCAGCTGGAGCGGGCCGCGGGGGGCGCGGCCGAGGACGCAGACGCTGACCGGGTGCGCAGGACACTGGCCTTCGAGCGGCCGGTGGAGGACGCTCAGGCCGAGACCCGGCAAGGCGTGTCGCGCCGCAGTTCACGCCCGCGCGGAAAAATCCCGGAAGCGCGGAAGAGCGGAGGCGCGACGTGA